The Calothrix sp. PCC 7507 DNA segment ACTTTCTATATAAAGATGCCACAATTAACCCGACAAATTTGCGGGATAAAGCCGATGAATTTGAAACTAATTTGGTAGAAAGTTTTCGCCAAGATTCCAGTTTGGACAACCTATCGGGTTTTCGGACTTTATTTGGAGAAAAATTGTTTTATAGCACTCGACCTTTGGTGATTAAACAACAGAGTTGTTTGCGCTGTCACTCTACGCCAGAGGCAGCACCTAAAAGTCAAGTAGCAATGTATGGAGCCGAAAATGGTTTTAACTGGAAGCTGAATGAAATTATTGGTACTCAAATTATCTATGTTCCAGCTAGTAAGGTTTTTGAAAATGCCCACAAGACTTTTTCTTTAGTTATTGGAATTTTCATTTTAATTTTTACATTAGTGATTCTGCTAATTAATTATTTGCTGAAAAAGAACGTTATCCAGCCTATTAGACCAATGGCTCTATTGGCTGAAAAAATTAGTATGGATACAATGGATTCTCAGTCAGGAGATAAAGAATTAGAACTGCAAAAATTAGCCGTGATTGCCAAGCGGACTGATGAGTTAGGCAAGCTGGGTAAGGTTTTCTATCGCATGGTACATGAGATTCAAACCCGTGAGCAAGCCTGGAAAAAACAAATGCAACAACTCCGAGTTCAGATTGACCAAGCTAAGAAAAATGAGGAAGTGGAAGAAATTGCTGGTTCTGATTACTTCCAAAAATTGCGTGCAGAAGCTAAAGACATTAGAAATAAATGGTCAGATGAATAGGTCATTTGTTATTTGTCATTTGTTATTTGTTATTGGTCATTGGTCATTTGTCATTGGTGACTGATTTACGCTTGAATTTGGCAATATTCCGTAGGGTGGGCACTGCCCACCATTTGCGGGGTCTGG contains these protein-coding regions:
- a CDS encoding DUF3365 domain-containing protein — protein: MLGNLKLATKFTLFLSLVFIGTILISGLALSKALEQRAEDEVNYRGQVLMQMMNSVTNYTNTHVSPLLSSIEEKQPQFIPETVPSFSAREVFENLRQHKEYENFLYKDATINPTNLRDKADEFETNLVESFRQDSSLDNLSGFRTLFGEKLFYSTRPLVIKQQSCLRCHSTPEAAPKSQVAMYGAENGFNWKLNEIIGTQIIYVPASKVFENAHKTFSLVIGIFILIFTLVILLINYLLKKNVIQPIRPMALLAEKISMDTMDSQSGDKELELQKLAVIAKRTDELGKLGKVFYRMVHEIQTREQAWKKQMQQLRVQIDQAKKNEEVEEIAGSDYFQKLRAEAKDIRNKWSDE